One Oceanicoccus sagamiensis genomic region harbors:
- a CDS encoding PP2C family protein-serine/threonine phosphatase yields the protein MLSYAAKTDIGNQRSNNEDCFLASPELCLWVMADGVGGQDAGEIASRIVCNVIKSEIEAEHGLDDAINMAHQAVKASPAEGVGRPGMASTVVALLVHGSDYQVSWVGDSRAYLWSNNELAQLSHDQSLVQRLIDEEVITEEEAQNHPRRNLVIQALGQQNLDAVEVETARGKFKEGDLIILCSDGLTDYVTDAEIQQYIETCSDETALVDQLIDAALATEGKDNITVLAVNMKTKHIRETQQMQAVSVDDPKAEAETVEASSNHIALWLASLAVIGAAAWWFIGGGLG from the coding sequence ATGCTTTCTTATGCCGCAAAAACGGATATAGGCAATCAACGCAGTAATAATGAAGATTGTTTTCTAGCCAGCCCTGAGCTGTGCCTTTGGGTAATGGCCGATGGGGTGGGTGGACAAGATGCCGGTGAAATCGCCAGCCGAATTGTCTGTAACGTCATCAAGTCTGAAATTGAAGCCGAACACGGCTTGGATGATGCCATCAATATGGCTCACCAGGCGGTTAAAGCCTCCCCTGCAGAAGGTGTGGGGCGCCCGGGTATGGCTTCTACCGTTGTTGCACTATTGGTGCACGGCTCAGACTATCAAGTGTCATGGGTCGGCGATAGCCGCGCCTACCTCTGGAGTAATAACGAATTAGCCCAGCTTAGCCATGACCAGTCTTTAGTCCAGCGCCTGATCGACGAAGAGGTGATTACTGAAGAAGAAGCACAAAACCACCCTCGACGTAATCTGGTGATCCAGGCTCTGGGGCAACAAAATCTGGACGCGGTGGAAGTAGAGACTGCCAGAGGAAAATTTAAAGAAGGCGACCTGATTATTCTCTGCTCGGATGGTTTAACGGACTATGTGACCGACGCAGAAATTCAACAGTATATAGAAACCTGCAGCGATGAGACGGCATTGGTTGATCAGCTCATTGACGCCGCCTTGGCGACCGAGGGGAAAGATAATATCACCGTTCTGGCGGTGAATATGAAAACCAAACATATCCGGGAAACTCAGCAAATGCAGGCGGTGTCTGTTGATGACCCAAAAGCCGAAGCCGAGACAGTCGAAGCTTCATCTAACCATATTGCCCTGTGGCTGGCATCACTGGCGGTTATCGGTGCGGCGGCCTGGTGGTTTATTGGCGGTGGTTTGGGTTAG
- a CDS encoding FHA domain-containing protein, translating to MENATVIRSVTTSFAIKGMAGDHKGKVYPVKADLKIGREQDNDLIINEGFVSRHHATLKFISGVLTISDNNSSNGTFVNQNQVETSLLAEGDVIKFDIVEFKVITLNEAADDEKTVLAAPEPISEADREKHQRKEKELAEKLRLEEERLADLKAEQERMAQEKAEQEQQEQKRLAQQRAELEQLIQQKAEQEKLEQERLAQEQAEQERLAQEQAEQEKQEQERLAREKAEQERLAQEQAEQERQEQERLAQEQAEREQAELEQLIQQKAEEERLAKEKEQQEEQERLAKEKEQQEEQERLAKEKEQQEEQERLAKEKEQQEEQEEQERLAKEKEQQEEQAAAEKAEQKTIMATAEEVRQAQQEQEAQSAAEKADQKTIMATAEEVRQAQQEQEAQSAAEKADQKTIMATAEEVRQAQQEQEQEQQESQGQDEKTIIAPPAAQPEERMSGAADDKTIISSPQINPDDGETVAIGQEAVAKIKQAAAQNPTEVALLGLTPPVADRKFKLNKELLVVGRSPFNDIIIKSSSVSSEHAELEKMDGIWVVRDLESSNGTYVNDRLIEECELYSDDSLMFGEIEFTFDPDGLMPPPEDRVIEYLDVETASSTKLWIGVAVAVVAVAAAALVLL from the coding sequence ATGGAAAACGCAACAGTAATCAGGTCCGTCACCACCTCTTTTGCCATAAAAGGGATGGCTGGTGACCATAAAGGGAAAGTCTACCCGGTAAAAGCCGATCTAAAAATCGGTCGTGAGCAGGATAACGATCTGATTATCAACGAGGGCTTTGTCTCTCGTCATCACGCTACCTTGAAATTTATTTCAGGTGTTTTAACCATCAGTGATAACAATTCTTCTAATGGTACCTTTGTTAATCAAAACCAGGTAGAAACATCGCTGCTAGCAGAAGGCGATGTGATTAAATTTGATATCGTTGAATTTAAAGTGATTACCTTGAATGAGGCCGCGGATGATGAAAAAACCGTGCTGGCTGCTCCTGAGCCCATAAGTGAAGCCGATCGGGAGAAACATCAGCGTAAGGAAAAGGAATTAGCTGAAAAATTAAGGCTGGAAGAAGAGCGCCTGGCCGATCTAAAAGCCGAGCAGGAACGCATGGCTCAGGAAAAAGCTGAGCAGGAACAGCAGGAACAGAAACGGTTGGCCCAGCAAAGAGCCGAACTGGAGCAACTTATCCAGCAAAAGGCCGAGCAAGAAAAGCTTGAGCAGGAACGCCTGGCCCAGGAACAAGCTGAGCAAGAGCGGCTGGCTCAGGAACAAGCCGAGCAGGAAAAACAGGAACAAGAGCGGCTGGCTCGAGAAAAAGCCGAGCAGGAGCGTTTAGCTCAGGAACAAGCCGAGCAGGAAAGACAGGAGCAAGAGCGCCTGGCGCAGGAACAGGCTGAGCGGGAACAGGCTGAGTTAGAGCAGTTAATACAGCAAAAGGCCGAAGAAGAGCGCCTGGCGAAAGAGAAAGAGCAGCAGGAAGAGCAAGAGCGTCTCGCGAAAGAAAAAGAACAGCAGGAAGAGCAGGAGCGTCTTGCGAAAGAGAAAGAACAACAAGAAGAACAAGAGCGCCTCGCGAAAGAAAAAGAGCAGCAAGAAGAGCAAGAAGAGCAGGAACGCCTCGCGAAGGAGAAAGAGCAGCAGGAAGAGCAGGCTGCTGCTGAAAAAGCAGAACAGAAAACGATTATGGCCACCGCTGAAGAGGTACGTCAGGCTCAGCAAGAGCAAGAAGCGCAGTCTGCCGCTGAGAAAGCGGACCAGAAAACGATTATGGCCACCGCTGAAGAGGTACGTCAGGCCCAGCAAGAGCAAGAAGCGCAGTCCGCTGCTGAGAAAGCGGACCAGAAAACGATTATGGCCACCGCTGAAGAAGTGCGTCAGGCCCAGCAGGAGCAAGAACAAGAACAGCAAGAATCACAGGGGCAGGACGAAAAAACCATTATAGCGCCCCCTGCGGCTCAACCTGAGGAGCGTATGTCTGGGGCTGCCGATGATAAAACCATTATTTCCTCGCCACAGATTAATCCGGATGATGGCGAAACCGTCGCCATTGGCCAGGAGGCGGTCGCGAAAATTAAACAGGCTGCTGCCCAGAATCCAACCGAGGTGGCTCTATTGGGTTTGACCCCGCCAGTGGCCGACCGGAAATTCAAGCTCAATAAAGAGCTCTTGGTGGTCGGGAGATCGCCGTTTAATGACATTATTATTAAGTCTTCATCGGTGTCTTCCGAGCATGCCGAGCTGGAAAAAATGGATGGTATATGGGTGGTCCGTGACCTCGAGTCTTCCAATGGCACCTATGTTAATGACCGTCTGATTGAAGAGTGTGAGCTTTACAGCGATGACAGCCTGATGTTTGGGGAAATTGAGTTTACCTTTGACCCCGATGGCCTGATGCCTCCACCGGAAGACCGAGTGATTGAATACCTAGACGTAGAAACAGCGTCTTCGACTAAACTGTGGATAGGCGTTGCTGTGGCTGTGGTCGCGGTGGCCGCCGCTGCGCTGGTATTACTTTAA